The region TCTATTGTTTAATccagaaacaagaaaagaatcAAATTTTTATTCTAAGGTTCAACTCTCCTCCCTCGTACCGTTTTCATCTGGTGGCTGGTTCCTCTCCACATGCTGAGCACTGGGTGAGGACGCaaccagcagcaacagcaacggCAACTAAGAGGAGCAGAAATCAAAGTTATCAGGTATAATCGTAATATAATACAGCCTTCCAGCAAATGCAGCAAACATGCAGCTGCAGCAAATGGTAAAGTCTTTCCtcttgtgtctttttgtttgctaattATTTTAGGAATAATAAAAATCCAGTCAACGATTCAACTTGAAACCTGCTGAGAAAACGTTGCAAAAACTGTTTAAGGTTCAGAATTcgattaattttaaatgtcacacaAATTAGtttctaaaacacatttatttagtgTAGAAAATTGTAAcaaattctgattatttttattatttatagatgttttttctgaacTGAAGGTAGTCATTTAATGAGGTTTATGATGCATGAACAGAACGCTGTAGATCAATAAACAAACTGGCATCAAAATTACAATGAGTCAAATAGAAAGcagattttatattatttaaaagctGCCAACCTGACCACAAGGTAACACACAGTTCTGTAATCGCTCATCTTTTAGCTTCACTCACCAAACCCAAACCCAGTTCCTGCCAACATGCAGAgtcaagaaattactcaactGATACTGTATGAAATGATACTCCTTTGgcaaaagaacaataaaaaaaattatctgcacagaaaataattacaaagataaatagataaaataaatactctAGAGTTAGATGCCAGAAAAAACTGCTAAAGTAAGTTTAGTtagtttattttactaatttcaGCTGTAAAAACAGGTTGGAAAGAAGTCAATCTTTTATGTCAATAATGCTcctatttattcatttatttaaatagaaacaaaaactcCAATGACAGTTTCTGCATCAGCttttgttaatattattattcCATGTCTCAAAAGTCTCAACCTGAATGattgataaacagtttttcagatctttgtCTGGATTCCAGGTTTTTAATCGATGGACTTCTTATCTTCTCTtggttttaacttttaaaacactTGTCTCCAAACggtaaattattaataattattattttcacttctTGGTTAAAGGTACACTCAGCTGTCCACTTTTATACTACTTATTATAAGGTTTATTGTTTAGCagagttttaaaatgactgtttttggtgaaaagtacaacagattgtttttactttaccaTTTCTGTCCGTGTTGGTCGACTTCAGAGCAGCAGAGCAACAGCAGAAACTGTAGATAACAGAGACGAGTCAGTTTTAGTTacaatccaaaaataataacactaATCTAATCATCTAAAACCAGATTAGTTTAAAATCATAATGATGGTCTAATATATTATTTGAGAGAACAGAGTTAAGAAAGTGAACATTTGACCTGATTTGCTGAAGAGTCGTTGACCAGCTGACGAGTTCTCAGGTCTTGGTTTTTTCAGTGGGTGAAATAAACCTGCAGGTTTGTTTTAGATGTAGAAATGGTTTCATCTCAGCCTGACGCTTCTTTAATATCTGATTATCTGAAGGAGGATTTTTCTAAAGAGCCTATCAGAGCTTAATTCAACTCACACAACACCAAATAAAGACACGACTCCTGCAGACACTCAGGATTGGTTGTTGGTTGTTACCAGCCTCCTCAGGGTGTTTGAGGTGAATTTATTGCGTTATGTTTAATTAttactgaatatttttattttgcattaacaCATCTTATGAATTAAACTGAAGCAGATAATTGTATGAACCCATCACATTGTTTTCTCaatgacattaaatcagacaaaactattCCAGTTTTAGTTCagctataaatatatattttctaaatatttacatattagtGGTTATTAGTTTGTACACTCACACACGCCATTTAATCTTTGTAGACAGAAACTTGAAGTGACTTCACCACATCCTTACCACAAAGTTGTGATGTCTACAGAACTACAAACTTCCTGCTTTCTTGACCAAACATTATGATCAGTATCATTAAACTCGTTATGTATTATTTCTTATGTTATTGTTTTAGAAGTTCATATATTATAACAAACTGCATGAACATTATGAAGTTGCTGAGCAGaaagtgtgaaagaaaacatgagTTGCTAAGTCAGCCACGGTTTAAATCAGTgctccccaacctttttatttccGCGGACCGTTTAAGACTTGGCAATGTTGCTGCGGCCTGGAGGGGGgcgtcagataatgcttctgcatgttggtgctCACgctaaaaactttttttttctttgccccaattttccctttacgacaatcttacaacgtcctgcagtgtgttagttggtggtgtgttgaatatggCCGATTTTAGACTttgtcttggcccgattatcgcagcctgtggggtttttccctgactgggaggGAACTATTTGTacaaaactcaaactcaaaaaacttaaaacttaaaGGTGATCAAAACAAAAGGTGAATTCAACTCAAATAGTCACTGATGCACCGTGGGTTCTGGCTTACGGTGTCCAAAAAGAtcaaaaaaggtcaaaatgcagttctttgttttatttcactgttcAGGCAAAACAGGTTACAGGCTTCACAGGATTCTGATTCCTGCACCGGTTCTGTTACTGATTGACTGACAACTGATGACAAACTGGCTGACTGGGACTGAGACTGGGACTTAGActgagactgggactgggacggagactgggactgggactgggactgagACTGGGACTGacactgggactgggactgacactgggactgggactgacactgggactgggactgacACTGGGACTGAGACTGacactgggactgggactgagACTGGGACTGacactgggactgggactgacACTGGGACTGGGACTCAGACTAGGACTGacactgggactgggactgggacggaGACTGAGATTGGGACTGAGACTGGGACTGacactgggactgggactgagACTGGGActgagactgggactgggactgagACTGGGACTGacactgggactgggactgggacggaGACTGAGACTGAGACTGGGACTGAGACTGacactgggactgggactgagACTGGGACTGACACTGGGACTGGGACGGAGACTGAGACTGAGACTGGGActgagactgggactgggactgggacggaGACTGAGACTGGGACTGacactgggactgggactgggacggaGACTGAGACTGAGACTGGGActgagactgggactgggacggaGACTGAGACTGGGACTGAGACTGGGACTGAGACTGGGACTGacactgggactgggactgagACTAGGACTGacactgggactgggactgggacggaGACTGAGATTGGGACTGAGACTGAGACTGGGACTGacactgggactgggactgagACTGGGActgagactgggactgggactgagACTGGGACTGacactgggactgggactgggacggagactgagactgagactgggactgggactgacactgggactgggactgggactgagACTGGGACTGacactgggactgggactgggacggaGACTGAGACTGGGACTGacactgggactgggactgagACTGGGACTGacactgggactgggactgagACTGGGACTGacactgggactgggactgggacggaGAATGAGACTGAGACTGGGACTGACACTGGgactatatacagtatgtttattatatgtggttaaGTTTATTCAAATGTTAACTACGAAAAATCAGAATAACTCGCCTCCAAATCATAGAGCAGCAAATAGAGCAGCTGCTCCGTCCGTCTTTCATcaaactgcttttctttttgtttcgtcTTTGTGGCTCATTcattaaaatgagccacaaactgtcactgctgcttctgcttCGTCATGtttaattattctaaattcatgtttggtatgtttttgggttttactgaattttcttctggaatcgggatgttcTGAGTGGAACCGGttctgtggtgtgttgctcctggaCTCACGAACCGgccgaacctgttggactttcatcggctctgtggtcacagaggtttggaaaatcggcccaCAATCCTTAAATCATCCACCACAAAGATACTGAAGAAAACACCAAGACAGCTTACATGAGGCGTTCATGTCTGCAGgaataaatttcattttctcctgGGAATTTAACCGTTTTTAAAACATAGTATACTACTACAcctcataaattaaaatactgcatAGAAGTGTAATATCTCAGTAAGTAAAACTCACATTACATAGAATCATCAGACATACTGATATATTCCAACAATTTATTTCTTGCGTTTATgattattaaattttacagaTAATTAAAACTCAATATTGTGTCTAAAACAAAGTAGAACACTGtgaaaaaagttattaaattttTGAAGGCATAAATACTGGCGAGTTGATTACTGACAAGATGCAGTTTGATGAgtaaaaagtgtgtgtgtgtccagttCTTCACACtctgaaacaagaaacaagcAGTTTGAGTGGAAACCGTGTTGCTGCCCCCTGCTGTGAAACTGGGGAAATGATCAGATGCTTTCAACGTTTCAACTGCATTGTCTGATGGAAATCTGTTTATCAAAAATGTGCTGTGATTAATTTACAAGTTTTTAAAGTTGATCAGACAGAATGAGGATTATTTCATACTCAACATCATCAGCAGACAGACGTGAGTCCAGCTGCAAACGTTTTGTAAAGCAAACGTAATCcaagaaagcataaaaatatacatttaatatatcatttttaactttcttcataaatattaatggacaaaacaaagttaattttttccCCGTTTTTACGCCTATTTATGAAAAGTCTGCATCAGCCTAAAAACCTGAGACCTccttatgaaatgttttattagagATTAGTTTTAATGCCGGGTCACGGTGGATATTTTAGGCTCATATAAACTCGTTAAAGGGTCTCTGGTTGTTTTGGAGTTTGATTTGattctagtttcattatttagttttttatttagattaaatcagttttgtttctgtttttctttggttcagttcttagtgattctagtttatttCTCATGTCTAGTTATTCTTAGTTACTctaatttaattatgttttagtGTTGCTTTACTGTTACATTTGTTTCCTCGCCCCtgcacctctctctctctcccctctaACCCTGAAAGGGTTAATCAGGGTTAATCAGTTAGCCAATCAGCTAACTCCTTCCAGAGTTCAGCCTCCCAGGACTTGTGCACCTTTTCTCCTCTCGCTCCTCGCCGGTTCCTCCCGTTCTCGCCCCGTTGATTCCCTGCCGCTTCTCTCCTTGGATTTATGGTTTTGTTCTTCTCTGGCTCCGTTCGTTCTCTGAGATTTTTataatcatctttttttatccTCTTTCTTTCATTAAATCTTCAACTCTACTTGACATCTCAGCCTGCTGCGTTTGGATCCATCAACAGACACTCCAGGCCTTTTCTAGATGCCTCAGGAATACATTCTGGGAAAACTGAGTCAACAGAATATacagagaaacatttaaaacaatttttactgTCTCCTGAGAAAACAAAGTTAACTTTAAGGTATAAATGTCCTTTGATAAATGTTCTCTGTTTGCTCTCTGATCTGTTTAAGCCTCTGAAAAATAAGCGTAATGAGCTGCTAACAAATGAAACCAAtagttaaatgtgttttaaaaaatattctttttatttcataagaAGTGAAAATGGACAAACcttatttttaaacactgattttatacattttgaaaaggAGTTCATGTTAtaattgatgatcaataattaaaacaccaaattcattttcattgcTTGCAAGCTTTATTAATGCCAAATAAATTGCATAGAATAGCTCACAGGATACATTCATAAACTTTAAAGCTTGTCTGTTTCTAGATCAACTTTAAATGAGATGatagttaataaaaatgttgtgggTTTTTATCAGAATTGCATATAAAGTCACTCCTTTGACTAATCGCATGGTTACAGTTTCAAAGAGTATgaataaaaaagcataaatgaaGCTGAAGCTCTGCTGGTAAAGTCATGCTAACTTTACTTCAGGAGGTTTTCACTCTCCAAATATCCTACATCATGTTGTTGTAGGATGAAGCGTTTGGAGTTGGACAaaggtttacatttttcaacttcAGCCTCAATGTCTCCAACTTGGACTCCGTGATAATTTCCAGAGATGGTAACTGATCTGGTCTCTCCGTCTTCATAGGTTCGCTTGAGGACGGCGGTGAAGGGAACGTCCATCTTGTACTGATAACCAACCATCTTTACTTTGCAGCTGTGGTTTGGTGGTACGATAAGCTGTAAAGACACAGAGTGGGAGATCTGCTCTGTCCAGGTATTTCCACCTGAGAACCTATGAGTCGTCTCTGCATTGATTTCAATATTTCCACTCACAACGCCGGGAATTCCTGCACTGATGGACTTTTTTACACCGACAGTGATGGAGGAGCTGATGTCCCACCGTCTCACATCTGTGGTTGTCTTAGTCAGAGTTACTGTTTTTGTCACAGGACTGAGGGCATGGTTGGTAGTAGTAGAGCTTTGGAGGGTTTTTGGAGGATCTTTGAAAATTTGAGCAGTTTTGATGTGATATTTGACATCAGAGATGAGATCTTCTTCAGCCTTCATGTGGGTCAGAACCTCATAGTACCGGTACCAATGCTCACTTCCCTCCCAGGgaagataaaaacattgatCCTGTTGATCAACCTTACCCAGTCCGTACTTGTTCTTCCCTACATACATTTCCTCACTGGAGCAGGTTCTAATTGCATTCTGTGGAACAGAACCATAAGAACCTTCCTTCCACTCCAGGATCTGAAAATTATCTTCATTCACAAGGATTTGAAAGCTGGAGGAACGatgctcttcttttttatttgggtAGTGGCAGTAAGAGCCTTTGCTGGGGTTGTAAAACCCAGAATTGCATCCGACTTTGCAGATGTAGTCGATTCGATCAGCGTAGCTGTTGTAAATAGAAATGGCTCCATTAGGAGGGGAACCCTGCCATTTTTCCCATCGCAGTTTTCCTGTATTACCAAACTCTGGGAGCGTCGAGTTAACTGGGCTTTTCTGTCTGAACGGAGCCGGAGACAGAACACGTCGGACGGTTGAGTAGTACAACTTAGCTTTGATTTTAGCAACATCATCTGCAGGATCTGGATTCACAGAGGAGACTGTGAAGAAAaagagtatttatttttttactttgtttcttgaGCTTTTGCCACATTTCGCTGTTTAATTCTAAGTTGAATGAagttctttgttgtttctttgcCAGAGGTGACATGCTAACTCCAACATCATCCCTCCAATAATCAAACATCAATTCTCATGAGGGCTCCACCATCTTACCCGTTTCATCCGGCGGCCGGTTCCTGTCCGGGTCCAGAGGACTGGCTGAggacagaaccagcagcagcagcagcagcagcaactgcaGCTGAAAGGAGCAGAAATCAAAGTTATTATCAGTTATAAACAGGATAAAATGTGACCCTGAAGAAAACAGCATCTTAACTCAATGAACCGTTTGGACAAGAATACACATAAATAAACAGGGCGGGGTTATTCTTGTACTTCCTTTAAAATTGATATACTGCATTAATATAAGGAACTTACAGGCGCTTCAAAGATTAGTTCCTCAAAAATGCATGAATTTCTCTCTttccatacacacacacccacacacacacacacacaccccacccccacccccaccccacacacacacacacacgtttgcgcagctatctttgcgggaactttgcattgacttccattcatttctacagcctaaaccttatcCTTACCTTTATCCTAACCCCatccattacatacctaaccctaaccaaaactcaattcacaccttagtcctaaatctgacctctgacccaaaaacagcgtttccccttgtggggaccaggcttcggtccccacaaggagcagtgagTCCCCACAATGTagtatgtcaggaaaatggtccccacaaggtattagaaacaaacgcgcacacacacacgcccacacacacagtgtATTTCAAGATATTAAATGCAATAATTTCATACGTTGTTATGGAGCAACAGTCAGTGGATTTTATCACTGgagacaaaattaaatttattcatCTGCTTGATGTGTGATGGCACGATGTGGATTCTGTGTTCAGCTGtttgaatattaattaaaatatatacaaattaaatgtcattattattacattttattttaatctaaaaatatatgaGAAAATTATCACCAGATATTTTTGACGCCatcagtcaaaatgacagacaacaaagattttgatttatgtattatttatatgttttcagACCTACACATGACCAGGTTTTGCTCATTGACATAAACAGCAGATATAAATTCTCACTTAGTGGTTAAAAACCCACAGAGTTTAACCGTTTGGATGTACAACGCTTAAATGATGTTGGTAGAAAAAGCTGGACTGTGACGGCGCAGCAGAGAAAAATGATTGAGAAACTTTAGGCATTTGACTCAAACGTGTTTAGATAGAAAGTTATCAAAATCATCCTTTTCTCAGTTAATCTGACAGGAAACATCACATTTTCATTGCATTCATGgataagaaatataaatatttttgaaagctgACGGCCATACAGCCCCGGtgtcagtaatttatttatggATTACATTTTTTCAGAAGACTATTCATTATCAAAAGAATTAGCTTAGGTGTTTGGCTTGATTactcatttattattaataaaatttgtTTGGATACCATCATTCACACATTCATCTtatgaagaaattaatttaatgctaCCAGACGACAAATAATGCAAATCCATAACAAAAAAAGCAGCTCcatcatttttttgtaaattatattttgtgtcTATAAAGTCTAATTTTGTCATCTTTGGATTTTCTAATttgaacaataaataattttcaaataataaaaacataattccaGATTTTTAATCAGTGAACCTAAAGCATACctagttgtttttacatgtttaaaacttattaagctattatttttaatttaatttaattattatttaaattttctggTTAAAAGGACCCCTGgttgttagtttattttaccATTTCTGTTCTCTGAGTTCTTCTTCACAGCGGTGGGACGACGGTGGTGATAACTGTAAATAACAGACACAAATCAGTTTCAGGTTCCATTCtaaaatattaccaaattaATCAACCAGTTATTGACCAAACCTAGATGGGTATTTGTTTTATCTAATACCAGATccagtttaaaatcaaaacgATGGACTAATGTGTTATTTGAGTTAAGAAGGTGAACATCTTACCTGATTTAGAGGACTGATCAGCTGACAAGTTCTCAGGTCCTCATTTTTTCAGTCGGTGAAATAAACCTGCAGGTTTGTTTTAGATGTGGAAATGGTTTCATCTCAGCCTGACGCTTCTTTAATATCTGATTATCTCatggaggatttttttaaagagcctATCAGAGCTTAATTCAACTCACACAACACCAAATAAAGACATGACTCTTGCAGACACTCAGGATTGGTTGTTGGGGATTACCAGTTCCCTCCGAGTCCTTACAGTAATTATTCTGCATTTTATCTGAATATTGAAGCAGATAATTGCATGAACTCATCACCTTTATCTCTATACaacattaaatcagaataaactttaatataACATTAAATCAGACCTGAAAGACAGTTTCAGGTCATTTAGAGAGTTTTCTAAATATTCCTCAGATTCATAAGTTTCCATTTCCTGTTGGATTCAGTAGAATTTCCTTTAAACTGTGTGAATTTGGTCAAACATGTTGGGTTTTATTCCATGTGTCTTACATTAGTTTGTTATTGCTTTGTTGGTTCACACACatcattttagcattttaaatattcacttttttGCCTTTAACGTAGACTTTATCTAATTTAGTGGTATGTTTTGAGTTATTATCCTCttggaaaaaaacatctctgctgtttttcaaCCTCCTGTCTTCAGATGTTGCTCCAACATTTCCACATCAACGTCTTTCCTTCTGATGCTAATTTATTAGATGCACCAGGCGCCTCATGCAGCAAATCACCCCTCATTCTACCACATCCGTACCACTAAGTAGTGATGTTCTCTGAAGCTTCCCCATTTTTCTCTAAACGTGTTGGTGATCATGAAGCTCTTCTTCACTGGTCTGAGCAACAGATCATAGATTATCACAAACTGCTTCTGGGCAGCAAGCTGACTTCACACATGAGGTGTGAAGTCAGttcacattcattttaattactaAAGTTTATCTGAAAccaagcattttaaaaaaaatactttacctTATTAAAACAGAATCAGAAAGCAGTGAATcgtattaaacattttttatgtcctttATCTCAGACTTTGCATTTCTAAATTCTTGACTCTtaagacaaaaattaaaacgTAGAACCTGTGGATGCAATGTTTGTAACACTTGGCCTGtcacatgaaataaataaaatattaatctttaaataactgaaaaacatAGCTTTACTTATGGCAATGCTTTTTTATAGATATGCTCTTTCAATTTTAGGCCTGATTGAGGAATAattttgaaaactgattaaaacacGTCAGTGACGGCGTTACACCGATCAGGAAAACATCTCAGGGAATTTGCAGAATGTTTGGTCCAATCAGGTTCTGTTCTTGGATTGAGTCCTGTTCCATAAATGGATAtgtataaacaaaaaatattaataaggTTTAATAAACTCCAATTTAAATGGGATTTAACATAAAGGTTGCTTTGTACTTGTTTGGCTGAAACATGTTGCTAGTCAACTCTACAATTAGGCAATATGAACCATTAGCTTGATGTGCTACACTATGACTACTTTGGTAAacaggtcacatgtggggtacctcAGGGCTGTATTCTTGAgccatttttattcaatatttttatgatCCCTTTAGCTCAGAATATCATACTGATAACAAAAAACCTTGATCATACTTAACTACAGTCCCTCATTTGGTTTGTCCAAAATATCCATAAGCAGATTGGTTACTTCTGCCTTTTCAGTTAATACAGAAAAGACAGAAGTTCTTGTTTCAGCCTAAAATATGTCATGGATTCTGACCTGAAGTTTATCAACCAAACAAAGTCTTTCAATAATTCAGCAGCTGTTTCCTTAAACACATTCCCAGAATAAAGAGTTTTCTATTTAATCAggacaaagaaaaactgctgcaggtttttattttcaccaggttaaccagcagctgctgctgtctgagTCCTGACCAACACCAGGAACATGGATTACATTACAGCAGCTCTTGAATCGCTGCAGTGGTTCCCTGTGTGTAACAGCTCTGTTCATCCATAACTGACCTGTTCAAACCAGCTGAAAAATGAGATCATTTCAGTCTATTTCTGTTTAATCTGTTCAAACCTCTGAAAAAAGGATAGTTTATAAATTAACCCAACAGCTAACTGATGACTCTGTTTTAAAATCTAGTGCTTAGTGGAGAATGGGGTTTGTACTGACATGAAACAGATGCCTCATTTCGaaacttttgtcattttacacaACAACAAATTAAGAGAGAGGAGTTCATGTTGGTTTGgcacaaaaactattttattttcagtgattttaagttttattaaagccaaaGAAATTGCATAGAATAGCTCACAGGGTACACTGATAAGACTGTATTTTTACAGGACTCAGTCATCTTTAAATAAgatgattttaacaaaaatacttttgtctgAATTTCATAAAAAGCCACTCTTTTGAGTATTCACAATTATAGATTTTTGGATGATATCTTTAGAAATATAATCTTTTCCCTGCTCAtaataatttcaatatttattcactTGTATGTAGTGGTAATAAAATAGCAAATCATGGGTAAGTGAGTTTTAACATCACAGTTTGATatgtttttaatacatttaaataaaaataactaaaaaagaaTGATTTACTCTGTAGTGGCCAACGGATGGTAAGATTCCTTGTCcgtaatgttttttatttattgttaccattttaaaaagttggtcCTATATAAGTGACTAAGTTTGATCCCATCATTTAATATAAgcattaaacaataataaaacctGGGAAATGGTTGAAATTGTCGTTGAGGAAGATTTTCAGATAACTTTCcccaaatctgattttaaatgtttggagATGTTTTGAGGGTTCAAAAAGACTCTTCCTTTACTTTCCATCCACAGCCACGCTGCCACTGTAAAACAATTCAGTTAACAAAAGGAAACCTGGAGGTGTAGGTATTATTCATCATAATCTGATCAATCAAAAGGCTTGTACTGGAAATATCCTGTATGACTAAATACACCGTTACACCCTACTAAGTTATTTCCACCTGAGAACTTATAAGTCGTCTCTGCACTGATTTCAATATTTCCACTCACAATGCTGGGAATTCCTGCACTGATGGTCGTTCTTACACCGAAGCCAATGGAGGAGCTGATGTCCCACCGTCTCTCATCTGTGGTTGTCTTAGTCaaagaaactattttcttcACAGGATTGCGGCGTCTGTTGGTAGTGGTAGAGCGCTGGATGGTTGTGGGAAGCCCTTTTCTAAATGCTCGGCTGTAAACAGGATTCAGTCTGAATGCTCGGCTGTAAACAGGATTCAGTCTAAATGCTCGGCTGTAAACAGGATTCAGTCTAAATGCTCGGCTGTAAACAGGATTCAGTCTGAATCAAAGCAGGACTGCAGGCCAGACGGGTTGAGGTCATACAGCTCGTTTTGCTGCTCTTGTTGCACGCCTCGTCTTTTCACACATGCAGATGCAAATACACCCTTTACATAGAGCAGatgcagaaatgtttattttttttacctcactGTTGTTTTCCCGCCTTCATCGCAGACCGAGACCAGACTAAAGAGTTTAAATGAATCCAGGTTCTGGATGCAGAATTCATCTTactttctcctgctgctgcatttTGCCCCAACATGCCACCATAAGATGCCAGATCAACTTCTTCCT is a window of Xiphophorus hellerii strain 12219 chromosome 12, Xiphophorus_hellerii-4.1, whole genome shotgun sequence DNA encoding:
- the LOC116729175 gene encoding natterin-3-like isoform X2 — protein: MLQLLLLLLLLVLSSASPLDPDRNRPPDETVSSVNPDPADDVAKIKAKLYYSTVRRVLSPAPFRQKSPVNSTLPEFGNTGKLRWEKWQGSPPNGAISIYNSYADRIDYICKVGCNSGFYNPSKGSYCHYPNKKEEHRSSSFQILVNEDNFQILEWKEGSYGSVPQNAIRTCSSEEMYVGKNKYGLGKVDQQDQCFYLPWEGSEHWYRYYEVLTHMKAEEDLISDVKYHIKTAQIFKDPPKTLQSSTTTNHALSPVTKTVTLTKTTTDVRRWDISSSITVGVKKSISAGIPGVVSGNIEINAETTHRFSGGNTWTEQISHSVSLQLIVPPNHSCKVKMVGYQYKMDVPFTAVLKRTYEDGETRSVTISGNYHGVQVGDIEAEVEKCKPLSNSKRFILQQHDVGYLESENLLK
- the LOC116729175 gene encoding natterin-3-like isoform X1 produces the protein MLFSSGSHFILFITDNNFDFCSFQLQLLLLLLLLVLSSASPLDPDRNRPPDETVSSVNPDPADDVAKIKAKLYYSTVRRVLSPAPFRQKSPVNSTLPEFGNTGKLRWEKWQGSPPNGAISIYNSYADRIDYICKVGCNSGFYNPSKGSYCHYPNKKEEHRSSSFQILVNEDNFQILEWKEGSYGSVPQNAIRTCSSEEMYVGKNKYGLGKVDQQDQCFYLPWEGSEHWYRYYEVLTHMKAEEDLISDVKYHIKTAQIFKDPPKTLQSSTTTNHALSPVTKTVTLTKTTTDVRRWDISSSITVGVKKSISAGIPGVVSGNIEINAETTHRFSGGNTWTEQISHSVSLQLIVPPNHSCKVKMVGYQYKMDVPFTAVLKRTYEDGETRSVTISGNYHGVQVGDIEAEVEKCKPLSNSKRFILQQHDVGYLESENLLK